A window of the Deinococcus gobiensis I-0 genome harbors these coding sequences:
- a CDS encoding Fur family transcriptional regulator, protein MTATAQRSTRQRDVISRVLDTAEGPLGVAEVLERAQSDLPGLGIATVYRTLKLLTDQGRIHPVTLDGETLYEASGRGHHHHFSCTSCGKVFTLHTCPVALPRGTVYPGGFIVEAHEVTLYGRCPQCAAPQA, encoded by the coding sequence ATGACCGCCACCGCCCAGCGCAGCACCCGCCAGCGAGACGTGATTTCCCGTGTGCTGGACACGGCCGAGGGGCCGCTGGGTGTCGCGGAGGTGCTGGAGCGCGCTCAGAGCGATCTGCCCGGCCTGGGGATCGCCACGGTGTACCGGACCCTCAAGCTGCTCACCGATCAGGGCCGCATCCATCCCGTGACCCTGGACGGCGAGACGCTGTACGAGGCGTCGGGCCGGGGCCACCACCACCATTTTTCCTGCACGTCGTGCGGCAAGGTGTTTACGCTGCATACCTGCCCGGTCGCCCTGCCGCGCGGCACGGTGTACCCCGGCGGCTTCATCGTCGAGGCGCACGAGGTCACGCTCTACGGCCGTTGCCCGCAGTGCGCCGCGCCCCAGGCCTGA